aaaatttcaaaataacaaCGATATAAATATACCCAtccataaaaatattacaataggCAAGAAAAACATGGATAAAATTCTTAGTTGTTGGATAGATAAAACAAACAAAGTAACATAAACTCTTTGTTctctttacataaaaaatattacaataggCAAGAGGAACATAGATAAAATTCTTAGTTGTTGGATAGATAAACAAACAATGTCCATAAACTCTTTGTTCTCTTTACATATAAGCTTATAATTCTTATTCAAATCTCTAGGGAGATCTCACGCCACCAGTGATGCACACCATCTTGATTAGTAATGTTTTAAGCATCCATACGAATGACGCATCGGATAGACTCCCCTTTCAGCATGTAATCAAACGCTTTGTTAATCTCTGAAAAAGGGACTGAGTGAGTGATAAATTTCTCCAGTTCTAACTCCTGCAACATCAATTGACTGTGTCATTTACAAAGtcttataaaaacaaagaattagGTCTGCCTGTTCTGTAAAAGTAACAATCACATGACTACACATAATAATACGCAATAGCACTTACTCAAAGTATGACTATTTCATAATAATCTAAGAAAGTTGCATTATGCCTACTCCATTTTCAGTTGGTTATAGGAAATATGTGTATGAACCAGAACAATGCAATGGTTCATGAACAAAAGCATAAGCTTACCTTTTGCATATACTTTTCCACCCGAGCAGGGATATCGGTACGGGGCTTGTAATTGCCAAAAAAGGTGCCCTTAAGTGTCCTctcattcaaaaaatttaaaggatGAGTCTTGAATGCGTCTTCTTTATTTGGTACTCCAACAAGTACAGCAACACCCCAACcctgagaaaaatgaaaattttagtcTCTTAAGGAAACGAATTGGGAGGCTTGGGAGCAGTTCCGTAATAAGAGAGTAGGGATATAAATTCGTTAAATGATTACATCATGAACGCATTCAAATGCTGAGATCATGGCCTGGAAGCTCCCAGTACATTCAACAGCCCGATCCACTCCTCCATTGGTCATCTCAGCAATTACCTATAATTGAGAAGGCATAACCCTCATTAGTTTAGAAGGCTGAGAAGTGTAAACATTTTAAACAGAAAATATGTACTAAAAAAGAACAGAACATATaggaaaaacccaaaatacatGTTAGTCATGCCAACTGATTAATCATGAAATAGCAAGTCATGGCGTCCAAACTAACCTCTTGAACTGGCTTGTCATGATCTTTTGGATTCACAAAATCAGTAACACCAAACTTTTTGGCTGCCAAAGAGGTTAAGAATCAAAACCATCTCCAACATGTAAATAGGaacatatatttatgtataCCATTAATGACTCACCCTCATTGAAACGATCAGGGTTCAGATCAACACCAATGATTCTTCCAGCCCCAGCCATCCTTGCGCCTTCACAAGCCTAAAATATCAGCACAAGATTAGAGATATAGAAGACCATTCTAATCCTTTTGCAGTTGCCAAAAATCATAGAACatagcaaaaaagaaaactcactGCAAGGCCAACAGCACCCAATCCAAAGACAGCTACAGATTGACCCTTCTTGGGTTTTGCAACATTCAAAGTGGCACCCATACCTACAGGCATAAAAACAAATAGATCAATGGAAAGTAAAAATTAGTATGAATATCATCACTGATATTGTTATTATTCTTCAAATGAAGAACTCCTCCAGACCTGTGGATACTCCACAACTAAGCACACAAACTTTGTCAAGTGGGGCCTCAGGGTTGATCTTGGCAACACAGCCAGCGTGAGCAATAGTGTATTCGCTAAATGTGGAGGTGCCAAGAAAGTGGTAAATGGGCTGTCCATTTTTGGAGAATCTTGTCTTTCCATCATTGAGCAAAACACCTCTCTCAGTATTGATCCGAAGAGTGTCACACAAATTGCTCTCCTCTGATTTACAGTGGCTGCATTTCCCGCATTCTCCAGTGAAGATAGGGAGGACATGGTCTCCTGGTTGGAGCTCAGTCACACCCTCCCCTACACTCTCCACAATTCTGAGCAACAACGATACAATCAATTAGTACTTGTTCACTCCACTAAAAAACTATTTACTAAAAATTAAGGCTTCAGAAATTAATTCAGTTCATGAATATTGGAAATAAACTTAACTGAGAAAACATTATATTTAATTACTTAAGACTCTCAAACCAACTAGACTACCCGTCAAAATTTAGAGCTATACATACCCTCCCGCTTCATGACCAAAAATGCGAGGAAACATCGGTGTTTGCCCCTGCAATATAATGGAACATTTTAGTTTCAACTGCGAAATGAATACAACCTCAACCGCACCAGTATAATTTGAGCATGTAATTAGTTTACCAATCTATCAGTAAATATATTCATCAAATCCAGTTTATAAATTACATGGAAACAGCATGGCTAATTacaagcattttttttcccaccttAATACCAAGTTAGATCTCAGAattaaaggaataaaaaaaaaacaaatgactGAATAATTACAAATATAACAGAATTTATCACTTTGTACTAATTCCATATGTTAAAATTTGCACAGTATGGAATATCTTAAAAATATGTACTTGGCTCGTCAagccttaaaaaaataacataattttaagTTCCAAAATCTTTGGcacccaataaaataatttatatatactaCTATGTTTATtgctcttatatatatataggtaaagttgagagaaaattcaattagattttacaattgaagtctaattttgtgctatgtgttctaaattatttatttttagagagaaatttatttcttaatttttgagttaAATATGagatcacatcataaatatccatcTAAGTGAGTTATTGCATACAAAAACCAATcagtctagaattaatgaacataaaaactttaaaaaatggaaaatttacattttctacctaaatatttttacaagactttctaaagaattaaaaaaaagaatgaatatcaataatatttaaattatatatgtaagaattatactatgcatattaatgtatatcttttaagtaatcccatgcatatacatggggttacaagttagtagttactatatatatatatatattaataggtaaaactttagaaaaagtttaattagaatttgaaattagaatccaattttgtgccatgtgtctaaatttagaGAAATTATTAGATTCACCAGGAGGACTGCTGATGTGGTCCTCCTTGACCTCTCAACCAATAATATGCagttatttatgcaaatgtgatATCAtctagtaatttttattttttattctttgtgcTGATTAGGAAGTTCAAACATATATTTGTATAGATGACATCATCTCATTGGTCAGGGAGGACCACATTAGCaagaaattataaggtcctcATGGTGGACAAGTGATGTGGTCCACCATTCTAGTAA
This genomic stretch from Castanea sativa cultivar Marrone di Chiusa Pesio chromosome 1, ASM4071231v1 harbors:
- the LOC142622447 gene encoding alcohol dehydrogenase 1-like, giving the protein MSSTAGQVIKCKAAVAWEAGKPLVIEEVELAPPQANEVRMKILFTALCHTDVYFWEAKGQTPMFPRIFGHEAGGIVESVGEGVTELQPGDHVLPIFTGECGKCSHCKSEESNLCDTLRINTERGVLLNDGKTRFSKNGQPIYHFLGTSTFSEYTIAHAGCVAKINPEAPLDKVCVLSCGVSTGMGATLNVAKPKKGQSVAVFGLGAVGLAACEGARMAGAGRIIGVDLNPDRFNEAKKFGVTDFVNPKDHDKPVQEVIAEMTNGGVDRAVECTGSFQAMISAFECVHDGWGVAVLVGVPNKEDAFKTHPLNFLNERTLKGTFFGNYKPRTDIPARVEKYMQKELELEKFITHSVPFSEINKAFDYMLKGESIRCVIRMDA